From the genome of Rhinoderma darwinii isolate aRhiDar2 chromosome 1, aRhiDar2.hap1, whole genome shotgun sequence:
gtagcgctcttacTGGGACTCcacctctgctcctgacatcactgtccaaatatggacagtgatgtcagggcaaccgcagcactactagcactggctctggggaagcccctgacatcactgtccatatactgacagtgatgtcaggggattccacagagtcccggagcagagcctatactagcactctgcccagggcTCTGgagatgcccctgacatcactgtccatatactgacagtgatgtcaggggattccacagagtcccggagcagagcctatactagttctCTGCCCGGGGCTCTGgagatgcccctgacatcactgtccatatactgaCAGTGATGTgatgggattccacagagtcccggagcagagcctatactagcggctctgtgtcctgcgggccgcagatgacagcctcaggggccgcatgaggCCCACGggccgtgtttgagacccctggtatacagCATGGATTTTTGTCTGCTACATGTGAACAGAGTTTGAAAAAacacctgacatcgctgtccatatatagacagtgatgtcaggggatcccacagagtcccagagcagagcctatactagcgctctgcccgggacgccggctctagggaagcccctgacatcgctgcctatatatggacagcgatgtcaagggattccacaaggtcccggagcagagcctatactagcggctctgtgtcccgcgtgcgacagatgacagcctcaggggccgtatgaggcccgcgggccgcgtgtttgagacccctggtaaaCAGCATGGATTTTTGATTGCTGCATGTGAATAGGGTTTGTAAAAAGACCTGCACTTAGGTCCGATACTCAATTGTATGTGAATCTACCCTAATATTCTGTATTATCAgagtcttaggctctgttcacaccggcGTCCTGGTTTCCGTTTATAACAGAAACCATGACGCAGTGCAAGATCTTTCATATGAACGATACCACTGGCGTCCGTCGGACCATATTGACTTGTAATGGGGTCCATCAAGTTCTGTTGCAGTGTCCGTCGTTTTGAagggatctgcgacagaggctttTAATACGCAGAGGTCAAAAAggccatataaagtgaaacaagcattcttttaataaataaagaatgACAATGTTTGCCTtgcaagggtaagttcacacgtagcgtaaatactgcacattttccgcaacagatttttttgctgaaaatccgcagcataatacagtagctgtaaagtggatgagattggaacaaatctcatccacacgctccttaaatgatgagcagaaaaaacactcagaaattgatctgcggtgcatttttttaatccacagcatgtcaattgtatttgcataatcgcggctcttttgttgcgggttttccccatttgaatgtaatggggaggtaaaacctgcaacaaataccagatgttgcgatttctgcggcggaaaagctgtgattatgccacaaaaaatgcaactcaagaaaaaaaaaacccttatacttacccagaattctgtgcttcttcgtccaggccggccatctgggataacgtttcatgccatgtgatctctgcagccaatcacatgccgcagcggtcacatgggatgaaacgtcatcccaggaggccggcctgcaggacggcagagggatgcgtcgtcatggctacgtaagtataaaacttttataaaaatgtattacatttatgtggagttttccgcagcggacgttctggacgaaaaactgcaccaaaatttggcacGGTTTttagtccggaattccctgcgcagCCCAGGGCGTATACGGTGTGTGCTTTTTACGCAGTTTATCCGAcctgtatgaacatagcctaaggcaacATGCACATGTtacgtattttgctgcagaaaatatgcagcaaaaccgcaggaaaccacaagaaatttgcaggaaaaaaaacgcacctGAAGGTGCATAATTTAATGCGTTTTTCGTAaatgcaaaataaattgacatggttcagattttaaaatccgcaccgcaggtcaatttatgtgcgggaAAATACAGCAGCgtttacatgagatttcctggaatttcaTTGTCTAAgcagctactgtattacgctgcggttttgccacaTGCAAAAACGTGCGGCAACACCGAACgcaatatgcatcgtgtgcattgaccctaataAATCTGCCTCAGGGATTTCATTCTAAACCTACCCTGTATATAAGATGATATAATATTtcctagtaatggcagttgtttaTAACTGCTTTAATCTTTGGCTACTTATGTTTTTGCACAATAGGGTTGCTGTGTGATGCGCTACACAACTGCCGGACAACTTTTGAATATCATTTCCCCAAGAGAGTTTATAGACTTCTCCTATACCACAAACTATGAAGATGGCCTTTTAACTTGCGGTACaatttcattattttatattCTTGATTCTCAGATTTTATTTTCACATATTTTAATCTGGACCTCCCTTGGTCTGTGTATTAGATCAAGAAATGATTCCTGGATCACCTTTAGACTCATTGGTTATGGGCAGTGTTCCAGTTTTCAGTTTCCTTAGTTCTGGAATTTCTAGGACCAACGAGATTTCAGACTGAACGAAACAGATAGTGATAATGAGTGGCAGTTCTTACTTCTTTTTGTAAAAACGCAAGGGAGTGCATACCACAAATACGCATTTGTAAATTAAACCTTAGTAGAATATTGAATCAGAGTTTGGTCCTTGTAAAGACAGCATGGCCCCCATCAGGGCAGTGTAGGTGGTACCGATTTTATCTGGCCCAATTAGTCATCTGGTTCCACAATGTGTTGTGTAAAAGCTCAATGAAATCTCATGTCCATGTCCCACTGTGTGTAGGAAGGGTATATAATAACTTTTATGCTTGAAAAATATTATTCCACTAGATGTTAACTAAATGTTAAAAAATGAGGACTAAGGGGTCGATATGGACACACACAGTGTTTGGGCATCTACTTGGCAAAtggagtttaatgtagataaatgtaaagttacgcatctgggtacgaacaatctgcatgcatcatatgtcctagggggagctacactgggagagtcacttgttgagaaggatctgggtgtacttgtaaatcataaattaaataacagcatgcaatgtcaatcagctgcttcaaaggccagcaaaatattgtcgtgtatcaaaagaggcatggactcgcgggacagggatataatattaccactttacaaagcattagtgaggcctcatctagaatatgcagttcagttctaggctccagttcatagtaaggatgccctggagttggaaaaaatacaaagaagagcaacgaagctaataaggggcatggagaatctaagttatgaggaaagattaaaagaactaaacctatttagccttgagaaaagacgactaaggggggacatgattaacttatataaatatatgaatggcacatataaaaaatatggtgaaatcctgttccatgtaaaaccccctcaaaaaaaagggGGCTCTCCCTCCgtctagagaaaaaaaggttcaacctgcagaggcgacaaggcttctttactgtgagaactgtgaatctatggaatagcctaccgcaggagctggtcgcagcagggacagtagatggctttaaaaaagggttagatcatttcctagatcaAAAAAATATCAGCACCTATGACAATGTGTAGAAATCATCGCTGTGATTTGGACTGACATATTTCTTTGCTTACACAGGTGTTAGTATTGAACATGAAGATGTGAGACCACATTGCGTCCGTGGCTTTAATCACCCCTGCGGCTGGTTCTGTGTACCTCTCCAGAACAATCCTGAGTGCAGCTTACTGACTGGCTACATTCAAACCGACCTGAGAGGAATGCTTCCTCAGGGCACCGTGGACTTCGCTATGGCCGGCTCCCTGGTGAACTTCTACAGCGACCTCAGGAAGGCACTGAAGAAATCATAGACTTGAAGCAGAAGTCATCTACTCGGCATTATTGGCGGACAACCTACAGACAGTTCTTTAGACGAGATGCTTGAAAATTATTGTATAGTAATTGCATATTAACACTCACAAAGGGAAGAATATTTTTAAATGAAGAATGCAATtacatatattttatgaaatgtaTTTGATCTAGCTGactgaaattcattttttatcagTTTGCTGTCCCATTTGCACATTTTTCTATGCATACATCCATCTGAATGTTATGATATATTGGCACTTAGGTTTTTAAAGTTTGCACCAGAAAACTAGAAATCAGATACAGAATTCAAAAAAATCACCCACACCATGGTGACATAGCCAGTTTGTGACTAAggatgggttcacacaccctatttacggacgtaattctggcgttttaacctcgaattacgtccgaaaatacggcaccaaagcgtcggcaaacatctgcttattaaattgaatgggctttacgatgttctgtgccgacggtcattttttttacgcgccgctgtcaaaagacggcacgtaaaaaagacgcccgcg
Proteins encoded in this window:
- the STARD4 gene encoding stAR-related lipid transfer protein 4 isoform X1, with the translated sequence MDDQIDVQSMSSKLQNTLIQYHNIPEDTWSVAKKSSDVTVWRKPSEEFGGCLYKVEGVVEDVTNRIVDYIRPGPYRLQWDSLMTTMDIIKDFQQGCCVMRYTTAGQLLNIISPREFIDFSYTTNYEDGLLTCGVSIEHEDVRPHCVRGFNHPCGWFCVPLQNNPECSLLTGYIQTDLRGMLPQGTVDFAMAGSLVNFYSDLRKALKKS
- the STARD4 gene encoding stAR-related lipid transfer protein 4 isoform X2; translation: MRYTTAGQLLNIISPREFIDFSYTTNYEDGLLTCGVSIEHEDVRPHCVRGFNHPCGWFCVPLQNNPECSLLTGYIQTDLRGMLPQGTVDFAMAGSLVNFYSDLRKALKKS